The DNA window GATGGAGGCGGTCCACCGCTACGAGGGCACCGTCAACCAGGTCATGGGCGACGGCATCATGGCGCTGTTCGGCGCCCCCGTGGCCCACGAGGATCATGCGGTGCGGGCCTGCTACGCGGCGGTCAGGATGCAGGAGTCCGTGAAGCGCTATGCCGAGGAGGTCCACCGCACGATCGGCGTGCCGGTCCACATCCGCGTCGGGCTGAACTCGGGGGAGGTGGTCGTGCGCTCCATCGGCAGCGATCTGCACATGGACTACACGGCCGTCGGCCAGACCACCCACCTGGCGGCTCGCATGGAGCAGATGGCCATGCCCGGCTCGATCCTCATGGCGCCGGACACGCTCCGCCTGGCCGAGGACTACGTGGCCGTGAAGTCCCTCGGGGAGCGGCAGGTGAAAGGGGTCGACCACCCCATCGAGATCTACGAGGTCACGGGCGCCGGGACTGTCCGGTCCCGCATGCAGGCCGCGGCCGCGCGCGGCCTGACCCGCTTCGTCGGGCGCGACATCGAGCTCGAGCAGCTCCGCCAGGCCCTCCAGCGCGCCGGCTCCGGCCACGGGCAAGTCGTGGGCATCGTCGGCGAGGCCGGCGTGGGGAAGTCCCGGCTGTACTGGGAGTTCGTCCACTCCCACCGGACCGAGGGCTGGACGATCGTCGAGAGCGCGTCCGTCTCCTACGGCAAGGCGACGGCCTACCTGCCCACCATCGATCTCCTCCGCTCGTACTTCCAGCTCGAGCCTCGTGACGAGCCGCGCAAGATCCGCGAGAAGGTCACCGGCAAGCTGTTCTCGCTGGATCGCTCCCTCGAGCCCGCCCTGCCCGCCCTGCTCTGGCTCCTCGAGGTGCCGGTGGACGAACCCGAGTGGCAGCACCTCGCCCCGGCCCAGCGCCGCCAGCGGGCGCTGGACGGCGTCAAGGCGCTGCTCCTGCGCGAGAGCCAGGTACAGCCCGTCATCGTGATGTTCGAGGACCTGCACTGGATCGACGCCGAGACCCAGGCCCTGCTCGACGCCCTCGTCGAGAGCGTGCCGACGGCGCGCCTGCTGCTGCTCGTCAACTACCGGCCCGAGTACGAGCACCGGTGGAGCGGGAAGAGCTATTACCGGCAGCTCCGTCTCGACCCGCTGCCCCCGGAGAGCGCCGAGGGGCTGCTCACCGGCCTGCTCGGCGAGGACCCCAGCCTCCGGGCGCTCAAGCCTCTCCTGTTCGAGCGCACCGAGGGCAACCCCTTCTTCCTCGAGGAGAGCGTCAGGTCCCTCGTCGAGACGAAGTTCCTCGCGGGCGAGCGCGGAGCCTATCGCCTCACGAAGGCGCTGGAGGGCCTCCAGATCCCGGCCACCGCGCGGGCGATCCTGGCCTCGCGCATCGACCGCCTCTCCCCGGACGAGAAGCGCCTGCTCCAGGCGGCCTCGGTGATCGGCAAGGACCTGCCCTTCGCGCTGCTCCAGGCCATCTCGGAGGAGAGCGAGGACGGCCTCCGCCACAAGCTCGCGCGGCTGCAGACGGCCGAGTTCCTCTACGAGGCCCGCCTCTTCCCCGATCTCGAGTACACCTTCCGCCACGCCTTGACGCTCGAGGTGACCTACGGCACGCTGCTCCACGACCGCCGGCGGGCGCTCCACGCCGGGATCGTGGAGGCCATCGAGCGCCTCTCTCCCGACCGGCTCGCCGAGGAGGTCGAGCGGCTCGCCCACCACGCCCTGCAGGGTGAGCTCTGGCCCAAGGCCCTGCGCTACCTCCGCCAGGCAGGCAGGAAGGCCAACGCGCGCTGCGCCTTCCGCGAGGCGGCGGCCCACTTCGAGCGGGCCCTGCTGAGCCTCCGGCACCTTCCCGAGGACGCGGACGGGACAGCCAGGGCCATCGACCTGCGCTTCGACCTCCGCAACGCGCTCATCCCGCTGGGCGACCTCGATCCCCTCCTCGACCATCTGCGCGAGGCGGAGCGGCTCGCCCAGACCATCGGCGATCAGCGCCGCCTCGGCCGCGCCTCGTCGCTCCTGAGCAACTTCTTCCAGCTCACGGGGGATCATGCCCTCGCCATGGAATCGGGACGGCGCGCCGAGGCCATCGCCGCTGAGCTCGGCGACCGCAGCCTGGAGGCGGCCGCCAATCTCTACCTGGGTCAGACCTGCTGCGCCATGGGCAACTACCGGCAGGCCGTCGAGATCCTCACCAGGAACGAGGTCGCGCTGGCCGGCGAGGCAGGCGGAGAGCGGCTCAGCGAGGCCGCCTTCCGC is part of the Candidatus Rokuibacteriota bacterium genome and encodes:
- a CDS encoding AAA family ATPase, producing MVCRQCQQENPPKAKFCNGCGAGLDSACPGCGQANPPASRFCNECGHPLAAGAAPRAAAPAQPAAAAPRFASPEAYTPKHLAEKILTSRTGLEGERKHVTVLFADLKGSMELLADRDPEDARRLLDPVLEHMMEAVHRYEGTVNQVMGDGIMALFGAPVAHEDHAVRACYAAVRMQESVKRYAEEVHRTIGVPVHIRVGLNSGEVVVRSIGSDLHMDYTAVGQTTHLAARMEQMAMPGSILMAPDTLRLAEDYVAVKSLGERQVKGVDHPIEIYEVTGAGTVRSRMQAAAARGLTRFVGRDIELEQLRQALQRAGSGHGQVVGIVGEAGVGKSRLYWEFVHSHRTEGWTIVESASVSYGKATAYLPTIDLLRSYFQLEPRDEPRKIREKVTGKLFSLDRSLEPALPALLWLLEVPVDEPEWQHLAPAQRRQRALDGVKALLLRESQVQPVIVMFEDLHWIDAETQALLDALVESVPTARLLLLVNYRPEYEHRWSGKSYYRQLRLDPLPPESAEGLLTGLLGEDPSLRALKPLLFERTEGNPFFLEESVRSLVETKFLAGERGAYRLTKALEGLQIPATARAILASRIDRLSPDEKRLLQAASVIGKDLPFALLQAISEESEDGLRHKLARLQTAEFLYEARLFPDLEYTFRHALTLEVTYGTLLHDRRRALHAGIVEAIERLSPDRLAEEVERLAHHALQGELWPKALRYLRQAGRKANARCAFREAAAHFERALLSLRHLPEDADGTARAIDLRFDLRNALIPLGDLDPLLDHLREAERLAQTIGDQRRLGRASSLLSNFFQLTGDHALAMESGRRAEAIAAELGDRSLEAAANLYLGQTCCAMGNYRQAVEILTRNEVALAGEAGGERLSEAAFRFITSRTWSVWSLAELGQFADGLARGREAVRLAEEADHAGALVSAYQGLGFLHVSRGEADQAAAVLGRGVDLCQAAGIPAMFPLMASSLGAAHLLAGRVDEGLALLEEAVAQGAARRMMGCQSLRVAQLGEGLLLAGRLDDASAASDQALELARAHEERGHEAWALRLAAELHSHPDRLKVEQARDLWREARALADELGMRPLVARCYLGLGTLCLQTGEWRTGREHLTTAGRLFREMEMRLWSERTAALNELD